The proteins below are encoded in one region of Nilaparvata lugens isolate BPH chromosome X, ASM1435652v1, whole genome shotgun sequence:
- the LOC111047157 gene encoding E3 ubiquitin-protein ligase RNF113A translates to MSGESQKMDCTDTIVNKPDILFKKRKCHQVNRKRRRSNDESSSDDETVVVERKLKELKNNPLIQKTVKRGMKKIVDASGDGDGDGDDEDDDDNDKVTVSYKSKKNVQPEGPSDQGATAILEIETEVDRDAQAIFENSLKINKELKGKADDKIYRGMANYTQFYEKRDTAQGNASSGMVRKGPIRAPANLRATVRWDYQQDICKDYKETGFCGFGDSCKFLHDRSDYKSGWQLEREMAEGTYAGEDSDDQKYEIDSDDSKLPFKCFICRGSFVNPVVTKCEHYFCEKCALSNFKKTSRCYSCNAQTHGIFNSAKELIGKLSGNKAFKDDGSDSSS, encoded by the exons ATGAGTGGTGAATCTCAGAAAATGGATTGCACTGACACCATCGTGAACAAACCTGATATTCTCTTCAAAAAGAGGAAATGCCATCAAGTCAATAGAAAAAGGAGACGCTCCAATGATGAAA GTAGTAGTGATGATGAGACAGTTGTTGTTGAGAGGAAGTTGAAAGAGTTGAAGAACAATCCTCTCATTCAAAAA ACTGTGAAGAGAGGCATGAAGAAAATAGTTGATGCGTCAGGGGATGGAGATGGAGATGGTGATGacgaggatgatgatgataacgaCAAAGTGACCGTCTCTTATAAATCAAAGAAGAACGTGCAGCCTGAGGGGCCTAGCGATCAAGGTGCTACTGCCATTTTGGAAATAGAAACCGAAGTTGACCGAGATGCCCAAGCTATATTTGAAAATTCTCTCAAAATCAACAAG gagCTAAAAGGTAAAGCTGACGATAAGATCTACCGTGGTATGGCAAACTACACGCAGTTCTATGAAAAGAGAGATACAGCTCAAGGAAACGCTTCCAGTGGCatg GTGCGCAAAGGTCCCATCAGAGCCCCAGCAAATTTGAGAGCCACAGTGAGATGGGATTATCAACAAGACATCTGCAAAGATTATAAAGAAACTGGATTCTGTGGATTTGGCG ACAGCTGTAAATTCCTACACGATCGATCAGATTATAAATCCGGATGGCAGCTTGAAAGGGAAATGGCAGAGGGTACCTACGCTGGAGAAGATTCGGATGATCAGAAATATGAAATAGACTCAGATGATTCCAAACTTCCTTTCAAGTGTTTCATCTGCAGAGGATCTTTTGTTAACCCCGTAGTTACCAA GTGTGAACATTACTTTTGTGAAAAGTGTGCTCtcagcaatttcaaaaaaactagtCGTTGCTACAGCTGCAATGCACAAACGCATGGCATCTTCAACTCTGCTAAGGAACTTATAGGAAAACTATCTGGTAACAAAGCTTTTAAAGACGATGGTTCTGATTCATCATCTTAG